The Pseudodesulfovibrio sp. zrk46 genome contains a region encoding:
- a CDS encoding succinylglutamate desuccinylase/aspartoacylase family protein, translating into MTRASVEIAGHTVAPGQRKTIILPVPDTSLRQGTGMPVHVLHGRREGPSIFVTGAIHGDELNGIEVVRRLINLKRLKSLAGTLYAVPVVNIYGFTSNTRYLPDRRDLNRFFPGKAGGSLASELAKVLFENVVERCQYGIDLHTGSNHRHNLPHLRGNMEDEVVLGMAEAFGAPLALTVSGTEGTLRYAAEELGINILLFEAGEALRFDEFSIRAGVRGVTSVMEHLNMLTRKKGSRKRKMPMQVAHDRTWCRANASGLFRAKVKVGQRVSKGEPLGTIFDPYGAYQTILEAPKDGVVIGAQSLPTVYKGDAIMHIACFEALAKAEALVDKFSEIVMDEDVVS; encoded by the coding sequence ATGACAAGAGCTTCTGTTGAAATTGCCGGACACACTGTTGCTCCCGGCCAACGAAAAACCATCATCCTTCCGGTCCCTGACACATCATTGCGACAAGGGACCGGGATGCCTGTTCATGTCCTGCATGGCAGGCGGGAAGGGCCAAGCATTTTCGTCACGGGCGCAATCCATGGGGATGAGCTCAATGGTATTGAAGTTGTCAGACGGTTAATCAACCTCAAACGGCTGAAATCACTCGCAGGCACGCTCTATGCCGTTCCTGTGGTGAACATTTATGGGTTTACGTCGAACACGAGGTATCTGCCGGACAGGCGGGACCTCAACCGCTTCTTTCCCGGTAAAGCCGGCGGTTCGCTCGCGTCCGAGCTTGCCAAAGTGCTTTTTGAAAACGTCGTTGAACGCTGTCAGTACGGAATAGATCTGCATACCGGGTCCAATCACCGTCACAACCTCCCCCACCTCCGCGGCAACATGGAAGATGAAGTCGTGTTGGGCATGGCTGAGGCGTTCGGTGCTCCCTTGGCGCTGACGGTTTCCGGCACTGAGGGCACGCTGCGATATGCGGCAGAAGAACTTGGAATCAACATCCTGCTTTTTGAAGCCGGAGAGGCGTTGCGATTTGATGAGTTCTCCATCCGCGCAGGCGTCCGGGGCGTGACTTCCGTCATGGAGCACCTCAACATGCTGACACGAAAGAAAGGATCGAGAAAACGGAAAATGCCCATGCAGGTTGCCCATGACCGTACATGGTGTCGCGCCAACGCCAGCGGGCTGTTCAGAGCCAAGGTAAAAGTTGGCCAGAGGGTAAGCAAGGGCGAGCCCCTGGGGACGATTTTCGATCCATATGGAGCATACCAAACTATTCTGGAGGCCCCGAAGGACGGGGTCGTGATCGGGGCCCAGTCTCTGCCGACGGTCTACAAGGGAGATGCCATCATGCATATTGCCTGCTTCGAGGCGCTGGCAAAAGCCGAAGCTCTGGTGGACAAGTTTTCTGAGATCGTCATGGACGAGGATGTCGTATCCTGA
- a CDS encoding mechanosensitive ion channel domain-containing protein, which yields MMLENINLFTYLIGITLIAMLAYAWIHTRISSFREARVSRIKRLIKDPETTAAMPTDVLSDKEEHKEQKQVIQGVRSRFTIIRRAVSIAILVLWSFALVLPFVGKIPSTMLSIIIAITTAVVGIAARPLIENMISGIVISFSKQLRVGDTLMMDGQYGTVEDISITHTKIKTWDWKRYVIPNSRMLNKEFINLTLNDSLIWAYLEFSVSYDEDLEQIKEIATDVASNSEHHNDQEPPQFWVRSMEKESVVCWIAAWADSPAEAWNLKSDIATNLISEFRKHDISTHVAQINLKQDCRQL from the coding sequence ATGATGCTCGAAAATATCAACCTGTTCACCTATCTGATAGGGATCACACTTATAGCAATGCTCGCGTATGCCTGGATTCATACGCGGATATCCTCTTTCCGGGAGGCGCGGGTTTCACGTATCAAGCGCCTGATCAAGGATCCGGAAACAACGGCCGCCATGCCCACGGATGTCCTTTCCGACAAAGAGGAGCATAAGGAACAAAAGCAGGTCATTCAGGGTGTACGGTCCCGTTTCACCATCATCAGAAGGGCCGTCTCCATAGCCATACTAGTCCTGTGGTCCTTTGCCCTGGTTCTTCCATTCGTCGGAAAAATCCCGAGCACGATGCTGTCAATTATCATCGCCATTACGACAGCCGTCGTTGGTATTGCTGCCCGCCCGCTCATTGAGAACATGATCTCCGGCATCGTCATCAGCTTCTCCAAACAGCTTCGGGTTGGTGATACCCTGATGATGGATGGGCAATACGGAACGGTCGAAGACATTTCCATCACCCACACCAAAATCAAGACATGGGACTGGAAACGATACGTCATTCCCAATAGCCGCATGCTCAACAAGGAGTTCATCAACCTCACCCTCAATGACAGCCTTATCTGGGCCTACCTTGAGTTTTCGGTTTCATACGATGAAGACCTTGAGCAGATAAAGGAAATAGCAACAGATGTGGCATCCAATAGCGAACATCACAACGACCAGGAGCCGCCGCAGTTCTGGGTTCGCAGCATGGAGAAAGAAAGCGTGGTATGCTGGATCGCCGCTTGGGCAGACTCTCCGGCAGAAGCGTGGAACCTGAAGAGTGACATTGCTACGAACCTGATCAGCGAATTTCGAAAGCATGACATTTCCACCCACGTCGCACAGATCAATTTGAAGCAGGACTGCCGGCAGCTTTAA
- a CDS encoding DUF1538 domain-containing protein, with protein sequence MSSNPTSAILRSISIKLWTSFKDLLPIILVIAFFQIIVLRQPLPNIGDVVFGGVLVVLGLTLFIQGLEMGLFPIGENMAHALARKGSLFWLLTFAFALGFSTTVAEPALIAVSAEAASIASQGGLIASGADSLSSYALGLRMSVAVSVGLAILIGVLRILKGWPVHYLIIGGYVIVMLMTLVAPEEIIGIAYDAGGVTTSTVTVPLVAALGVGLASIIKGRSPLLDGFGLIAFASLLPMIFVMGYGLIVFS encoded by the coding sequence ATGAGTTCCAATCCAACGTCCGCCATTTTGCGGTCCATTTCCATCAAGTTATGGACTTCGTTCAAAGATCTGCTGCCGATCATTCTGGTCATTGCGTTCTTCCAGATCATCGTTCTCAGACAGCCGCTTCCCAATATCGGGGATGTCGTCTTTGGTGGTGTGCTGGTTGTGCTGGGCCTCACCCTGTTCATTCAGGGGCTGGAGATGGGGCTGTTTCCCATCGGCGAGAATATGGCACACGCGCTGGCTCGCAAAGGCAGTCTGTTCTGGCTGCTGACCTTTGCGTTCGCTCTCGGATTCTCCACCACCGTGGCCGAACCGGCATTGATCGCCGTTTCTGCCGAAGCCGCCAGCATCGCATCGCAGGGCGGACTCATCGCATCGGGAGCAGATTCTCTTTCCAGTTACGCGCTCGGCTTGCGCATGTCCGTCGCCGTTTCCGTGGGACTGGCGATTCTCATCGGCGTGCTTCGAATTCTTAAGGGATGGCCCGTCCACTACCTAATTATTGGCGGCTACGTCATCGTCATGCTCATGACTCTGGTGGCACCGGAAGAGATCATCGGCATCGCATACGACGCTGGAGGTGTAACCACTTCCACGGTGACGGTCCCGCTTGTGGCGGCCCTCGGCGTTGGCCTGGCCTCCATCATCAAGGGCCGCAGTCCGCTGCTGGACGGCTTCGGGCTCATCGCGTTTGCGTCACTTCTGCCCATGATCTTTGTCATGGGATACGGCTTGATTGTTTTTAGCTAA
- a CDS encoding DUF1538 domain-containing protein: MTQIFMEFFSVLLATFRDILPILALITCFQLFVLRQPIPHLKRLIVGGIYVVLGLALFLIGLDKALFPIGKIMAAQLSDPAFLTGGTSLVAPTDWTAYGWIYLFAAMIGFSTTIAEPSLLAVAIKANEVSGGVISQWGLRLTVALGVAVGISLGAYRIVTGTPLYMYIMVGYVIVVLQTFMAPKKIIALAYDSGGVTTSTVTVPLVAALGLGLSEAVPGRNPALDGFGLIAFASLFPIITVMGYAQFTHWAAQRKLSAKPVSKENTNEV; encoded by the coding sequence ATGACACAGATATTCATGGAATTTTTCAGCGTCCTGCTCGCAACATTCAGGGACATCCTGCCGATTCTGGCCCTTATCACCTGTTTTCAACTATTCGTCCTGCGACAGCCCATCCCACACCTCAAACGGCTGATCGTTGGTGGAATATATGTCGTGCTTGGTCTGGCCCTGTTCCTCATAGGTCTGGACAAGGCACTCTTCCCCATCGGAAAAATCATGGCTGCGCAGCTCTCCGATCCCGCCTTCCTGACCGGCGGCACCTCTTTGGTGGCTCCCACCGACTGGACAGCGTACGGCTGGATATACCTCTTCGCAGCCATGATTGGATTTTCAACGACCATTGCAGAGCCGTCCCTTCTCGCCGTGGCCATCAAGGCCAATGAAGTATCGGGCGGCGTCATCAGCCAGTGGGGCCTGCGTCTCACGGTGGCCCTCGGTGTTGCAGTGGGCATCTCGCTCGGCGCTTACCGGATCGTTACCGGAACGCCGCTCTACATGTACATCATGGTGGGTTACGTCATTGTTGTTTTGCAAACATTCATGGCACCCAAAAAGATTATCGCCCTTGCCTACGACTCCGGCGGCGTGACTACCTCCACCGTCACGGTCCCGCTCGTAGCGGCCCTCGGCCTGGGCCTTTCCGAGGCAGTCCCCGGCCGCAATCCGGCCCTGGATGGATTCGGGCTCATTGCCTTCGCTAGCCTCTTTCCAATAATCACCGTCATGGGCTATGCTCAGTTCACCCATTGGGCGGCACAAAGAAAACTATCGGCAAAGCCGGTTTCCAAGGAGAATACCAATGAAGTTTAA
- a CDS encoding P-II family nitrogen regulator, with translation MKFKLVLAPVKTHKTDPVVDAAKAAGATGATIISARGTGIHEAKTFFGLTLEDQTDIVMLLLEEHLVKPVMKAIETAGEFHKPGTGIAFALPVDEIIGLESQIEAFREQMDSQED, from the coding sequence ATGAAGTTTAAACTCGTACTCGCGCCCGTCAAGACGCATAAGACCGACCCGGTTGTCGATGCCGCCAAGGCCGCAGGAGCGACCGGTGCCACCATCATTTCGGCACGCGGAACCGGCATCCACGAGGCAAAAACCTTCTTTGGTTTGACCCTTGAGGACCAGACCGATATCGTCATGCTGCTCCTTGAAGAACACCTCGTGAAGCCGGTAATGAAGGCCATCGAGACAGCGGGAGAATTCCACAAGCCCGGCACAGGCATCGCCTTTGCCCTGCCCGTGGATGAGATCATTGGCCTCGAGAGCCAGATCGAAGCCTTCAGAGAGCAAATGGACTCTCAGGAAGATTAA
- a CDS encoding VPLPA-CTERM sorting domain-containing protein: MRIYILSLLFLMVMPAVSAHATTFYNLNNFTTSSAIAPFIEEHTLGVADFGTWEVAPLYKEAGHVNEYWFTGDNTRLFSSNNIPKTLEYKEVSGLHMTGFKDTNLYGNTFFNLTDTDGNGNPYVRIFDVIKEFSFGSNTIELGSLLLGFNDSNNGVDLDYDDFVIVARKTSATPIPGAVWLLGSGLVGLVGLRRRANA, translated from the coding sequence ATGCGTATTTACATTTTGAGCCTTCTTTTCCTTATGGTGATGCCCGCAGTGTCTGCCCACGCGACGACTTTTTATAATTTGAATAACTTTACGACATCGTCCGCGATAGCCCCGTTCATTGAGGAACACACATTGGGTGTGGCGGACTTTGGAACCTGGGAAGTGGCTCCTCTGTACAAAGAAGCCGGTCACGTCAATGAATACTGGTTTACCGGTGACAATACCCGGCTTTTCAGCAGTAATAATATCCCGAAGACTCTTGAGTACAAAGAAGTAAGCGGTCTTCACATGACAGGTTTCAAAGACACCAACCTTTACGGGAATACTTTTTTCAATTTGACTGACACAGACGGCAACGGAAATCCTTACGTCAGAATATTTGATGTTATTAAAGAGTTCAGTTTCGGCAGTAACACCATAGAGTTGGGATCCCTGCTGTTGGGGTTCAACGACTCCAATAATGGCGTCGACCTTGATTACGATGATTTTGTCATTGTTGCGCGTAAGACTTCTGCCACTCCGATCCCCGGTGCAGTCTGGCTCCTGGGCTCCGGTCTGGTCGGCCTTGTCGGTCTGCGTCGCCGCGCCAACGCCTAG
- a CDS encoding PAS domain-containing sensor histidine kinase, translating into MNIATTSYQQKQEIIDQIVDKYGVDNLFKAFDLITDPILLVDSSGKMIGANWAASSALQYTPEQLAGINISEIDKLRELPLTNSLQNSSIQDAPLFYEAAFRKKDHTLLHVEVSISPVTIAEEDFALVVARDISSRKQQDKQRMLSDSLARHDINTPISLVIGFSEILQSFDNLSSEQIAITQLIHNAGKQALDIIRFTHELGNLKDENYQIKNTPFSLKDTLRNVIVGLQNIMQDRKVGVSLDWQIANRIGELFIVTGEETLIHTMCNNLIKNALEAAPPSSIVTVTVQDKEDGWGIAIHNRGAVPDCMLDRVFERFATHGKEGGTGLGAYSAQLIANLHGGDIVCDSSELSGTTVSLEIPYNIPAPNGRTDQ; encoded by the coding sequence ATGAATATAGCCACCACATCGTACCAGCAAAAGCAGGAAATCATAGATCAAATTGTCGACAAGTACGGCGTGGACAATCTCTTTAAGGCATTTGACCTGATCACTGACCCCATTCTCCTCGTTGACTCTTCAGGAAAAATGATCGGCGCCAACTGGGCTGCAAGCAGTGCGCTTCAGTACACTCCAGAACAACTGGCCGGGATTAACATCTCTGAGATAGACAAGTTGAGAGAATTGCCTCTGACGAATTCCTTGCAGAACTCTTCCATACAAGATGCACCACTGTTCTACGAGGCCGCCTTTCGCAAAAAGGATCACACGCTCCTGCATGTGGAGGTCAGCATCAGCCCAGTCACCATTGCCGAGGAAGACTTCGCCCTTGTAGTGGCCAGAGATATCTCAAGCCGCAAACAACAGGACAAGCAGCGTATGCTTTCCGATAGCCTTGCGCGTCATGACATCAACACGCCGATCAGCCTCGTCATCGGGTTTTCGGAAATCCTGCAGAGTTTCGACAACCTGAGTTCCGAGCAGATCGCCATCACGCAACTGATCCACAATGCAGGCAAGCAGGCCCTCGACATTATCCGTTTCACGCACGAGCTGGGGAACCTGAAGGACGAGAACTACCAGATCAAGAACACGCCGTTCAGCCTCAAAGATACGCTGAGAAATGTAATCGTAGGGCTCCAGAACATCATGCAGGACCGCAAGGTGGGGGTCTCGCTGGATTGGCAGATAGCCAACCGCATTGGCGAGTTATTCATCGTGACCGGTGAGGAAACCTTGATTCACACCATGTGCAACAACCTGATCAAGAACGCCCTTGAGGCTGCACCGCCTTCCAGTATCGTCACTGTCACCGTTCAGGACAAAGAAGACGGCTGGGGCATCGCCATCCACAACCGTGGTGCGGTTCCTGACTGCATGCTCGACCGAGTATTCGAACGATTCGCCACCCATGGAAAAGAAGGCGGGACTGGCCTAGGAGCATACTCCGCACAGCTCATCGCCAACCTCCACGGCGGTGACATTGTCTGCGATTCATCTGAGTTGTCGGGCACGACGGTTTCACTGGAAATCCCGTACAACATCCCTGCCCCGAACGGGAGGACGGATCAATAG
- the cysQ gene encoding 3'(2'),5'-bisphosphate nucleotidase CysQ, whose product MPIYTSDFEVEWKEDESPLTAADKASHEYIVEKLEKRFPHIPVLSEESVSIPWEERRKWKEYWLIDPLDGTKEFIKKNGEFTVNIALIRQNVSALGVVYSPEYDVCWFAAEGKGAFRQEGVDRAVRIKSSCPDNLDALAIVGSRSHQSEAVSAFLEFLTNPELLPMGSSLKICAVAEGKADIYPRLGLTSEWDTAAAHCVVTESGGYLLDEHGVPLIYNSKESLLNPHFIVLGGANGRWREEVIHAFRKANELTA is encoded by the coding sequence ATGCCGATTTATACGTCGGATTTTGAAGTGGAGTGGAAGGAGGATGAAAGTCCTTTGACCGCGGCCGATAAAGCCTCGCATGAGTATATCGTCGAGAAGTTGGAAAAGCGCTTTCCTCATATCCCGGTGTTGTCAGAGGAGTCCGTCAGCATTCCTTGGGAAGAGCGTCGAAAGTGGAAGGAATACTGGCTGATCGATCCGCTGGACGGCACCAAGGAGTTCATCAAGAAGAACGGCGAGTTTACGGTGAATATCGCGCTGATTCGCCAGAATGTGTCTGCCCTTGGGGTTGTGTATTCTCCTGAATATGACGTGTGCTGGTTCGCAGCGGAAGGTAAGGGGGCATTCCGTCAGGAGGGAGTTGACCGGGCGGTTCGCATCAAATCATCGTGTCCGGACAATCTGGACGCCCTCGCCATCGTGGGGAGTCGATCCCATCAAAGCGAGGCGGTGTCTGCATTTCTCGAGTTTCTGACAAACCCGGAACTGCTCCCCATGGGGAGTTCCCTGAAGATATGTGCTGTGGCTGAAGGCAAGGCAGATATTTATCCCAGACTGGGGCTTACCAGCGAATGGGACACGGCCGCCGCTCATTGTGTCGTGACAGAATCCGGCGGCTACCTGCTGGACGAGCATGGCGTGCCGTTGATCTATAATTCCAAGGAGAGCCTTCTGAATCCGCACTTCATCGTGCTCGGCGGGGCCAACGGCAGATGGCGTGAAGAAGTTATTCATGCCTTCCGTAAGGCAAATGAGTTGACGGCCTGA
- a CDS encoding calcium-binding protein: MALSIGKPAAGTNRIEYNVESAEELQFDFNFADADITVNGQNIEIVIDGQTIVLANFFDSDGATGIESIGTEEGTLSVDGFIQAIMNADQNPQDETAADAQAGQRSVSGLPFAGDPDLNDGLDSLGGNRDNNPQQQPPQTPRDSDTPLLNPVEQPATGGGGSTGPDPVPGELINFESAGFWPSFTIAWEQGSGGDDPTGAYKMISRMGRNYETYLGGDGEDTLALSDSARGDALFLTDDSSNDSDAPMLHSIEVIDAGAGHDLVNLSSTTESYGDVTIYGRDGNDALWANAGDDTLDGGSGNDVLVGGAGNDLLVGGDGNDLLYGGSGNDVIYGNDGNDRVLMGDGNNTILLGIGDDIVTVANGYHNEVTLGEGADTVYVNKSSLSDGAYDSLVSIFDFNPAEDELNLDGLSILDVHQVGGDSAILVGDAVDHDNTWVLLQGVDNSELSGVLSHIPDADAYPGPEVADYVQQHLDETNSI; this comes from the coding sequence ATGGCTCTGAGCATTGGAAAACCCGCTGCTGGTACTAATCGTATTGAATACAACGTCGAGTCTGCAGAAGAACTGCAGTTCGATTTTAATTTCGCCGATGCCGATATCACAGTGAATGGTCAGAATATCGAGATCGTCATTGATGGCCAAACCATCGTGTTGGCAAATTTCTTCGATTCCGACGGTGCAACCGGCATTGAATCTATCGGAACCGAGGAGGGCACCCTTTCCGTAGATGGCTTCATACAGGCGATCATGAACGCCGATCAAAATCCGCAGGATGAAACCGCAGCTGATGCTCAGGCGGGGCAGAGAAGTGTCTCTGGATTACCTTTTGCGGGGGATCCTGATCTTAATGATGGGTTGGATTCTTTAGGCGGAAATCGCGATAATAATCCGCAGCAGCAACCTCCCCAGACCCCACGAGATAGTGATACCCCACTTCTCAATCCTGTTGAACAGCCTGCCACTGGTGGTGGCGGTTCGACTGGACCGGATCCGGTTCCCGGTGAGCTTATCAATTTCGAGAGCGCAGGCTTTTGGCCAAGCTTCACAATTGCGTGGGAGCAAGGGAGTGGAGGTGATGACCCTACCGGCGCATACAAGATGATCTCGAGGATGGGGCGAAATTACGAGACTTATCTGGGGGGAGACGGTGAGGATACATTGGCTCTCAGTGACTCTGCCAGAGGTGATGCTCTGTTCCTCACTGATGACTCGAGTAATGATTCCGATGCCCCCATGCTGCATAGCATTGAAGTTATTGATGCCGGTGCTGGGCATGATCTCGTCAATCTGAGCAGCACGACCGAGAGCTATGGAGATGTCACGATTTATGGACGTGACGGGAATGATGCGTTGTGGGCAAATGCCGGAGACGACACTTTGGATGGCGGCTCTGGAAATGATGTTTTGGTCGGTGGGGCCGGTAATGACCTGCTCGTAGGCGGCGATGGTAATGATCTTCTCTATGGTGGAAGTGGCAACGACGTCATCTACGGCAATGATGGAAACGACCGTGTGCTCATGGGCGATGGCAACAATACTATTTTACTCGGCATCGGCGACGACATCGTAACCGTGGCCAACGGTTACCACAATGAAGTGACGCTGGGCGAAGGTGCCGATACCGTCTATGTCAATAAATCCAGTCTTTCTGATGGCGCCTATGACAGCCTGGTCTCCATCTTCGATTTCAATCCCGCTGAAGATGAGCTCAATCTTGATGGCCTGAGTATTTTGGATGTCCATCAAGTGGGCGGCGATTCCGCTATCCTGGTCGGTGATGCAGTGGATCACGACAATACTTGGGTGCTTCTCCAGGGCGTTGATAATTCCGAACTGTCGGGTGTACTTAGTCATATCCCTGATGCCGATGCGTATCCTGGTCCTGAAGTTGCTGATTATGTGCAGCAGCACTTGGACGAGACGAACTCCATCTAG
- a CDS encoding tetratricopeptide repeat protein, whose protein sequence is MLKNVLCCLCLCLVLGACGSSEEKSVDYYNKALAYYESGDVAEAKIEAKNAVKLDPKNAKAFLLLGNCAVKEQNWRNAFGAYGQAVELDPKLYEAQMGLGRIYLLSRQYEKAEEIASLVLEAEPGNTDAHLLRAGVLLQIKDYEGAQRILQAILVENPDNTDAALGLVTSYEKMGNMKQALKEMETAIGRNPKSLTLLFKAASMAETAEDYATAEQYYNSLLHYAETKAPVQLMIARLYEKSGQTDKAEKTIQKLVQGDPENLDYPLNLAAFYLRKKDYGKSLAVTKEILAKDPENVRVKMAQVDILLAQKEIETAKAELETIISEHPDHPLVSTAQSKLGAMLLREKKYDEALAALDSAIMGNASPEYYYLRARIRLEMKDIEGAIADLRIVRKELPDHYEARDLLARAYLAQDKGLMAVEELHDILDQNANYSPSRNLLVKYYARYGQWELAEQELAKLLEQTPDSAPLLIAMGDVKRMRGQDKTAELYYSKALDVSEEKGPAQLRLGMMAEAQKKFDKAIGYYDDVLFKHPKSAAAIERKFFALNAAGKKKELKVFKSELERDMPENPVLHDMYGRLALSQKNLDEAEKQFRTARSLAPEWGVPYQRLIGIYLASNQQEKVIEECRVALDKNPDSLYERFLLGQIYQVRGDESKAQEAYEAVLEVNPKFSPAANNLAYLYAENHNDQATLEKALELAKIAAAKGSPEALDTLGWLYHLLGNREQSIETLHKAYDEMPQNKTIAYHLASVLAKWAYTSEARRIVHAALADGGDFPEKDAMEKLLKEL, encoded by the coding sequence ATGCTGAAGAACGTACTTTGTTGTTTGTGTCTGTGCCTTGTTTTGGGTGCATGTGGTTCTTCCGAGGAGAAGAGCGTCGATTACTATAACAAGGCCCTTGCCTACTATGAGAGCGGCGACGTCGCCGAGGCAAAGATTGAAGCCAAGAATGCGGTGAAGCTTGACCCAAAGAATGCGAAGGCCTTCTTGCTGCTCGGCAATTGCGCCGTGAAGGAGCAGAATTGGCGAAATGCATTCGGGGCTTACGGGCAGGCTGTCGAGTTGGATCCGAAACTCTACGAGGCCCAGATGGGCCTTGGCAGAATCTATCTGCTTTCCCGTCAGTATGAGAAGGCCGAAGAAATCGCCTCCCTCGTACTGGAAGCTGAACCGGGGAATACCGATGCGCATCTGCTTCGTGCTGGCGTCCTGCTTCAGATTAAAGATTATGAAGGTGCACAGCGCATCCTGCAGGCTATACTTGTAGAGAATCCTGATAATACCGATGCCGCACTGGGACTCGTCACTTCTTACGAGAAGATGGGCAATATGAAACAGGCTCTGAAAGAAATGGAGACCGCCATCGGCAGGAATCCTAAGAGCCTGACGTTGCTTTTTAAGGCCGCCTCCATGGCGGAGACTGCGGAAGACTACGCAACAGCAGAGCAATATTACAATAGTCTGCTGCACTATGCAGAAACCAAAGCGCCCGTGCAGCTTATGATTGCCCGTTTGTATGAGAAAAGCGGACAGACCGATAAAGCTGAGAAAACCATTCAAAAGCTTGTTCAGGGGGACCCGGAAAATCTTGATTACCCTCTGAATCTGGCTGCGTTCTATCTGCGGAAAAAAGACTATGGAAAGAGTCTTGCCGTAACAAAAGAGATTCTTGCGAAAGATCCTGAAAATGTTCGAGTTAAGATGGCTCAGGTGGATATCCTCCTCGCACAGAAGGAAATCGAAACCGCCAAGGCAGAGCTTGAGACGATCATCTCCGAGCACCCGGACCATCCTCTTGTTTCCACTGCACAGTCCAAGCTGGGTGCAATGTTGCTCAGAGAGAAGAAATATGACGAGGCGCTGGCTGCACTGGATAGCGCCATTATGGGGAATGCTTCTCCGGAATATTACTACCTTCGTGCCCGTATCCGTCTTGAAATGAAGGACATCGAAGGTGCCATCGCCGACTTGCGCATCGTTCGCAAGGAGTTGCCGGATCACTATGAAGCGAGGGATTTGCTGGCCCGTGCCTACCTGGCTCAGGACAAGGGCTTGATGGCAGTTGAAGAACTGCACGACATCCTTGATCAGAATGCAAATTACTCTCCCTCCCGCAACCTGCTGGTGAAATACTATGCCCGTTACGGACAGTGGGAACTTGCTGAGCAAGAGCTTGCCAAACTCCTTGAACAGACCCCTGATTCTGCGCCGCTCCTTATCGCCATGGGTGATGTTAAGCGGATGCGTGGTCAGGACAAGACCGCTGAATTATATTACAGCAAGGCGCTTGATGTTTCCGAAGAGAAAGGGCCTGCGCAGTTGCGTCTCGGTATGATGGCCGAGGCCCAGAAAAAGTTTGATAAAGCCATTGGCTACTATGATGACGTGCTCTTCAAACATCCCAAGTCTGCCGCGGCCATTGAGCGCAAGTTCTTTGCCTTGAACGCTGCCGGAAAGAAGAAAGAACTGAAAGTGTTCAAGTCAGAACTGGAGCGGGATATGCCGGAGAATCCGGTCCTGCACGATATGTATGGTCGTCTGGCTCTTTCCCAGAAGAATCTTGATGAGGCTGAAAAACAGTTCCGGACAGCGCGTTCGTTGGCACCGGAATGGGGTGTCCCCTATCAGCGTTTGATTGGTATCTATCTGGCTTCCAATCAGCAGGAGAAGGTTATTGAGGAGTGCAGGGTCGCTCTTGATAAGAATCCGGACTCTCTTTATGAGCGGTTTCTGCTCGGACAAATCTATCAAGTCCGTGGTGATGAATCCAAAGCACAGGAAGCTTATGAAGCTGTCCTTGAAGTGAATCCCAAGTTCTCTCCGGCTGCCAACAACCTGGCCTACTTGTATGCGGAGAACCATAACGATCAGGCCACCCTTGAAAAGGCTCTCGAACTGGCCAAGATCGCAGCCGCAAAAGGAAGCCCGGAAGCTCTTGATACGTTGGGCTGGCTCTACCACCTCCTTGGCAACAGAGAGCAGTCCATTGAGACGCTCCACAAGGCGTATGATGAGATGCCTCAGAATAAGACCATCGCCTACCACTTGGCGAGCGTTTTGGCCAAATGGGCCTACACTTCTGAAGCTCGTCGCATCGTCCATGCAGCCTTGGCTGACGGTGGGGATTTCCCGGAAAAGGATGCAATGGAAAAGCTGCTTAAAGAGTTGTAG